The DNA region TTTATCAAATACTATGCCACATCATCAGCACTGCTGCAAACTAGCATATGAGTTTATAGATTGCCACTGTTATATCATACCTTAAGATTTACTTGCCTCTGTTATTTGAGCTCAAAATTATTAAGCCATTTAGCAACACTTGGCTTCGTTACTTCTTTCTTTAATCTGTCCCCCTAATTCTTCTCTTTGCCATCCTGTTACAGTTCCGAGCTTTGGCAGACCAGATATTTCGCAATCCTGATTATCACAAGCATGTGAGAAAGGCAATCATGAAACATGTTAGTTTTTTTTGGCCTTCACCTGTGGGCTTCCTTTGGTAAAAAATACGTTACTACGCTACGCATTTGACCATATAGTTTCATGATATATAATTGCGCTTGAACACCCTGTTTTTTCAGCTAAAGGAATTCAGAAAACAGTACGAAGGCTATGTACCAATGGAATATAAGGTGTACttgaagaaaatgaaaaggTTCCGATTGTACACAGATTTGAGTTGCTCATCATGTTCAGTATCCAGAGAGATACTCGACTAGCTTTAGAGTTACTTACttattcataaattcatatgcaTTTTTCTGCAGATCTGGGGAATGGGGGGATCATCTGACCTTACAAGCGGCCGCAGACCGGGTAACATAGCACTTCCAGTTTAGAGATGATCGATTGGTTTCTTAGAGTAAAACCTTTTATAACTGCATGTTTTCTGCATAATTTTCTTGGGGTTTCTTTAATTGTTACTACACCTTAAACTAGAAGTCCTTTTGCATGTATGCATGAATGCATCCTACTGCAAGTTGTGACACTAAATAACTAATAAAGGTGGCTGATATCATTGATTCACTCTTGACGAGAATTTGTTTGGCAATCCTTGTCAAAGATGTCCAGAATTTATCTTTTTGCTAATTCGTTGAATTATACAGTTTGAAGTTTAGATTCATCCCTTAGCTGATCATTCGtgttttgttttgtattttATATTTACCCTTGGAACCACCTTGTTCTCATCAGTACTCATTGTTACAGTATCAGTATGTCTATTTTCTGTATTCTGGAAATTGTCTAACACATCTTCCCCTTATGTATCTTCTCACAGTTTGGTGCCAAAATTTGTTTGCTGACATCATTTAGAGACACCTGCTTGATTGAAATAGTCCCCAGGGATCTGACTCCCACAAAAGGTGAGAGCCTCGATACTCTGCTGCTCCAATGCTCAGACATTTGgttccatgtcaaacttctatATCACCAGCGCTCTGCCCTTGAGATAATTCTGCATTCTATTtttgcaagttgcaacacaGTAAATACATCATCTAAACTTTCGATGGCACATATTTTTGCAGAGCTTTGGCTAAGCTTCTGGTGTGAAGTACACTATAATTCCTTATATGCAATTGACGGTGAGTATTTTGCTTAGACCTGGTGAACCACCAATTTGCATTAACAAATTTACATACTTGAATTTTAACAAGGGAATTTGGTTGGTGCTCTGGGGATCCAGCATCCCCTTTAGCGAAAATATGATTAATCCAACATGTTGCAAAGTTTCAAAAATTCCATTAAAAATCATGTATGTAGTACACATAAATATAAGTAAACCTGCAGAAATTCAAAATGAAATTCATCTCTGATATCGAGATTCGAAAATGACGAATTTAAAATTGAAAATTTGCAGGTTTAATTAACTTAAAGTGCACTACATATATGAATTTATTGACGAACTTTTTAAACATTACAAACATGCTGAATTCACTAATGAGGACGCTAGAACCCCTGTATACGAAATCCACACTCTTTTAACAAAACCTACTTCAATATTTCAGTAATTTTCCGTCACTAGTTAATTCATGTTAGTTCTAAATGAGTTCTTTTTCTGCACTCTGCAGATCTCCTGACCCGCAATACTAAGAAGAAGCACTGGCTGTTCTAGGAGGATTCTGAAGCTTCTCTGAGTAGCTGATGTTCTTTTGCAGTCAGTGCAGCCTCTGTGACCTTGGCCAGTTTTATAGTATCCCAGTTGAGTCTGTGTAGGCCTTCCCGCTAATGTACAGTCAACCTAAAATCTTGTAAAATTTCCTCAAGGAACAACATATGGAACTGTAAAACTTTCAGATCCACGGGTCATGTTCTTTCTACACGGCGATAAAGTTTTGCCTTTGCAATGTACATTATTATGGTTTTTGTAATCTCTCCAGGATTGCTTAATTGGAACTCGGATGGTGCTTGCATAGGCTAACCATGACATAGGCACAATGTAAGCACATACTATCAATGGCTGCTTGGATATGGAGATTTGGATCAAATTCTCCATGATTTTATTCAATtctgaaccaaaaaaaaaatcctagagtATTAAACGAGGAGATTGCTCCgcaattttttttgattttttttcaataatttGGATCTGAAATTTTTCTTACACCTCTCTAAGAAATTGGATATGAAATTTTTTCTACACCTCTCTAAAAAATTTCCACTACAGGCGGTCAATAGCACCCACgccagagatggccaaatgggacGTTCGGGCTGGCCCGGCTCAGCACGGCACGGCTACGGTCCGAACAGTCCGACTATTGTAACGGGCTGTACCATGCCAGCCCGTGTGCCTCCCTCTCAGCCCACGGCTGGCCCGATGGGCCCAAAAGCATGGGAGGCCCAAATGGCACAGTTGCGCTATGCCGGTCTAGTAGCACttcgaaaatagaaaaaaaaataatagttataaaattctaaaaaataaaaaatatggaaaataaataaaataagctttattgattaGTTGACTCGTTGAAAACCTTTATACTATAAGGAAAAAAGATTACAACATTTATTGATCCATGAATGGAAAATTagaaatatagaaataatagaATTGATTTGTAAGTGGGCAAGTGGCTTTGGAGTTTGAATCAGTGGGAGTTTGGTATAGAGTATAGATGGAtagtggctatttataggccaagatgaGAGGTGGGTGGCGGGTCTCGGGTCGCtttcgaaaaaaataaagaaaaaatcataaaaatcagaaaataataggaagacataattaattctaaaaataagctttattgataggttgcctcattaaaaaaattctagcaaaggaaaaaagagtacaaacTAACTCAAAAAATTGGAAATTACACGTTCGCAAGTGTCAACAACATCCAGATACAAATTTTCAAATGaagcttcaagctcagtgttctctgcagtgtgttgcattcgcgcttcagcttgttcccagtcttttactatggtgagtattttcaccatctcacttgtgagatttgttcttctcttttCGATTATCtttccagtaagactgaagtTAGTCTCAGAAAAAACTGTAGATACtagaaccgttaacaaatctcgtgctAACAATGGAAGTACTAAATTTTACtagaagattgataatatgacaagcacatcgttgatgtaacaagaaatattcagcatatgtactaaacaatagagtaagaatatccatggctctagagtttgcaccagcattatctaaagtgacagaaaatatttaattcgtgagaccaaagtcttcaactacgtGAGATATTTTTtaagcaatattttcaccagtATAAGCGTTGTCAATCAACctgaaacctattattctcttttctaattcccaatcattattaacaaaatgagcaacaacactaagataatcctctctagccctacttgcccatatgtccgaggtcaaagcaactgaaaatgtacatatttgcaatatttctttaagcttcctacgacacgcattgtagtattttaccatatccctaatagttgtctgtctagaaacatgtgtGAACCTAGggttatgagcttgcttaatgtaatcttcaaatgcaggagactcaccgatgttgagtgataaatccgctcttgcaatgaagcggtataactcttttcgagcattggcaaagtcatactcccaatgacgaacagagccgTCGAGGTTGTACTGCAGCACCGTCTACTTCATGGCTGCTCTACTCTTTCACTTGCAagttgtggcgtgcctcttcaaataTCCCGTTCCACATGAGGGCTTTatagataattcatgtttgcaaatataacacctagcatacctgacacttatcccatcttcctctctgtagaacctttcaaagtcttgccaaacttcagaAGTACCGGCTCTCGATCTTTTAGAGACGGTGCTTacgtgtgcacttgtagagcctgacgattgAGAtactgctgcatcacctgcatgtgaaccaaccggaggttcaccatcgggtccatcatcacctgtaacactggtatcaaaggggccgtaattccctgtgagtccttggagaaaaaaacatgattggtggatgtattatgatcatgatcaccggcatccatgattaatgtcgaatgacactaaaaaactgcaaatattcagagttagaaataatcaattaataaaactaataataaaacatgaatgaacaacgatgcaaaaaattCACCAATATTTCTTCAACATCAAGATAGCAGGATGATGGTTTTgtaattgctcggatttttggcaataattcaaactaattttgtcaaattatcgctaattctcaagaactttgagacaagaatgagaggaggaaacaagagagcaaatggcGTTGCTGGTGTGCAATAGAAGGGCAGGGtgatcctctatttataagtgaaaaatagtgatttttgcaatttttttgaattttttggagttcAAATGGTCACAGAatggctataaaattcaaaaacaccAAATTAatgggttaaacgggccgttctaggcccgtttaacccgttaaacCCGTGTTCCCCCGTGTGCCGTCTGTGCCCTTTGTGTGCCTCCATGTGCCGGTTCCACGCATAACGGCTATAGCCGGCCCAGGTGTGCCCGTTGGGCTGTGCCAAGCTGGGCCGGTCGTGTTGCCGCGTGCTGACTGGGCCAGGCTTTTGCGGGCTGGCCATGCAGCCTGTGCCGCCACGTGTCGTGTCAGGCCgaccgtgcctcctgggccgccGCTTGCCCGGGCCGGTTTGGGCTGTGCTCGTACCTACCCGGCTAGGcagtgcccgtgccggcccgtcgtgccacaCGCTCAGCCCAGGCACAGCCCGTTTAGCCTCAGGCTGGGCCGTGCTtaggccgtgcctacagtgtcaTGCTTCGGGctggcccagtaggcacggaccatttggacatctttaacCCACGCCACCTCGCCGTGTCGCCCTTTGTTGTAGCCATCTCATCCCCGCCCTTTGCTAACCTCTCAGGCCGAGAAGCCCCCTCCCTGACCCTTTGCACCGGTGGTCCTTCGCAATCCGTAACCAACGAAATCCCCGCCTATCGCGGCAATGCTGACGACAATGGGCATGATGTCTGCTTCAGCGCTGAAATGCTGTCTACAGAGTGTGGGCTAATGTGTCATGTGGAGTATGTTGTGTCTTTGGGTTAAATGAGCCGGTTGTAACGTGAATTGAATGATTAACTAACTAGTGGCTACGTCGAGTTAAAGTCCGGGCGTGTACGTCTCTCCCAGCGTGTGTGTACTGAGGATGGTATAAATACTATAGCCATCACGAACTTGCTGGACAAGTAAGAAGAAAGAAATTCCGTCTCCAACCTTCTCTCTGTTTCTTCCCCGATCCCTCTCTGCTACTTCTCCAACCACCTCCACACCGTAGTTGTCTTCACCGGCGATCCTTCACCGGCAACAACACACTACATATGGTATCAGATTCTGACGATATGTGGCTCTGATTCTCGTGTTCACTCGGCCTTGATTGGTAATTCCCCAACGGTCTACGACTGCTTTCAAGCGGAGCGCTGTAAATCTTGACTGGTCCAATCGGCTTAGAGGAGAGTCCGCATGGCTTCGACACGGTCTAACTCTACCGTTCGTCCCATGCTGATGGCGATGGAATCGTTCGAAGACTATCTCACGAAGAAACTCAAGGTGCTAGATCAGGTTCAGCAACAATTCACCGAGATGGATACGAAGATCGGCACCCAGGCAACGCAAATGGATCAATTGCAGACCAAGGTTGATCTCTCCATGCTCACCATCAGCCAAGTTCAGCAAGAGCATGCTCACATGTTCATCTCTTGTGCACTGAAAGGCGGAGTACCTCCACCCCTGACGATTCCTCCACAACCAGGCGAAGGTGTCATCGGTGCACACCCAAACGGTCTTCCACCACTGCCTTCACCACAACCACCACCTCAAGTCTCCTTTCCTCCTCCAACACCTCAGGTGATACCTTCCCATCACCCATCGTCACACTTTGTTGTTACTGATCATGGCGATTTTGCACATCGCAAACAGTGGATTCCCAAATTAGATTTCCCAAAGTTTGATGCAACTGATGCTAGGATTTGGGTAGATAAGTGTCaggctttttttcttcttatatcAAATCCCTAAGGGTTTTAAGGTCACAACAGTGGGTACTCATCTTATTGACAATGTTGCTTATTGGTACCAATCATATAAACTGTTGAATCCCTTTTCTGATTGGAACCAGTTTTGCATAGCCATCATAGCTGAATTTGAAGTCAATACACATATAAATAAGCTTATGGACTTTCTATCTTTACGTTAGACTGGTTCAGTGGAGGACTACAAACGACAGTTTGAGCAAATGATGTATCATATCCGTATTTATGATCCAACTTTAAGTGAAACATTATTAGTCACTCAATTCATCATTGTTCTAAAGGATGAACTGCATGCTTATGTGGAAATGTAGCTGCTTGATACAGTTAGTACTACAATTCAGTTAGCATTGGTACATGAAACAATCCACTCTCGATTACATAAGTTCCCCTTCAAGTTTGGATCTAACAAGAGCTATTCAGTCCAAATCTGACAGTAAATAGACTTCCACTTCTGGCAACTTATGGAAAGCCAAGCAGCTACATGAGTATAGAAAGTCCAATGAATTGTGTTTCAAGTGTGGTGAAAAATATGAGCAAGGCCACAAATGTTCTACTCAATCTTTTGCCCAGGTCAGAGCACTATCCATAGACGAATCTCCTAAAATTCTATCAGATGAAGTTTTAGATATGTTGGTCAGTACTTCTCAACATGAAGAATATGACATTCAACTGTATGTTCATGCCTTGGCCGGTTCTGACAGtacaaaaatgatcaaaattagAGCTCTTGTAAGAAACCATGTCATGATAATATTGTTAGATTCTGGTAGTTCACACAGTTTTGTGGATCACTCTTTTGTTACATGTCTGGGTTGTCAACAGCAACATATTCAACCTCTTAATGTCCAAGTGGCTAATGGAGATACATTGATCTGCAATAGCATGGTTCAGAATTTCACTTGGTGGGTTCCTAACCATACCTTTCAATATGACATGAGAGTACTTGATATGGGAGGTTATGATACAATTTTAGGAATAGATTGGTTTGAGCAGTAGGGTCTCATGCAATGTCATTAGTCAGATAAATGGGTACTATTCAACTGTAAGGGCGAAACTGTGAAATTGCAAGAAATTTTACCTGACACTCATTCTGAACTTCAAACCATGACATTGGACAACTTGTTCAAATGGTCAAAAGGGAATGAATTTTGGGCAACCGTCTTATCGGAAAAAAGTTCCAGATTTAGTCCTTACATACACTCCACTAGAGGTTCAACACTTGCTTCATAAACATGCTGCTGTATTCACTGAACCATCTGCCCTACCCCCACATAGAATGTTTGATAACAGTATTAACCTACTCCTAAATTCAGCACCAGTCAATTCCAGACCCTATAGATACTCTCCCTTACAAAAAGATGAAATAGATCACCAAGTTACTGCCATGTTACAAGCTAGGACCATTGTATACAGTATGAGCCCTTTTGCCTCTTTAGTCCTTCTTGTCAAGAGAAAAGATGGCGGCTGGCGTTTTTGTGTTGACTATAGGAAACTAAACTATATTATAGTGAAAAGTAAGTTTCCTTTACCAATTGTTGATGAGCTTCTAGATGAATTACCTGGCTGCACATTATTCTCTAAGTTGGATATGAGATTTGGTTTCCATTAGATTAGGATGACAGAAATAGATGAGcctaaaacaacatttaaaacACATCATGGACAGTTTCAATTTAGAGTTATGCCATTTGATTTGACCAATGCTCCCTCCACATTTCAATGTTTGATTAATTCCATATTTTCATCAAATATTAGAAAATTTATCTTGGTTTTCATAGATGTCATTTTGGTTTATAGCCACAATCTGTTGGAGCATCTGTAACATCTTGAATTGGTATTTCAATTACTCAAAGACAGCCAATTCTTTCTCAAGGCAAGCAAATGTTCTTTTGTTCAAACACAATTAGAATATCTTGGACATATCATCTCTGGACAAGGTGTTGCAACTAACCCACAGAAAGTTGCAACAATGAAACAATGGCATGTGCCCACATCTGTTACTGAACTGAGGGTTTTTTTAGGTCTTACTAGCTACTACAAAAAAATTGTGAAGGGCTCTATGATTTTGGTTAAACCATTAACAATATTGTTACAAAAGAAGTAGTTCTAATGGAATGAGGAAGCACAGCATGCCATTGACAAATTGAAATAGGCCATGTGCCAAACTCCTGTGTTAGCATTGCCAGACTTTCAAAAAATCATTCACCATTGAGACAGATGCATGTGATATAGGAATTGGAGCAGTGCTAAGTCAAGATAATCACCCAATTAATTGCTTACTATAGAAAAGCCTTAGGAGTCACTAACAGAAACCTTTCCATTTATGAGAAAGAAACTTTAGCCATTATGATGGTTGTGGACAAATGGAGATCATATCTGTAAAGAGGCCCATTTGTTATTAAAATTGACCACAAAAGTTTGTGCTATCTCACATACCAGCACCTTACATCATATTTGCAaagaaaatcaataactaaattGGTGGGACTTCAATTCAAATTTTAGTACAAGAAAGTCATTGACACACATAGCAGCATATGCACTCTCTAGAGTGGGCCATCTATTGACAACACAATCTATTTTTGTGGTCCAACCACAATGACTTCAAGAAGTTATGAACTCATATGTTACAGATCCTCATGCTCAACATCTGCTGACCCAATTAGCACTAACAAGTCTTTCACCAGATGGATATTCTCTACAAGAAGGTGTCATTAGACACAAAGACACGATCTAAGTAGGCTCCAATTCAGGTTTGCACACAAAACTCATCCATACTTTTCACTCTTCTCCTATTATTGGTCATTCTGGAACAcatgctacttatcaaagagtGAAAAAACTGTTTGTGTGGACTAGCATGAAAAATGATGTACTCAATTATGTCCAACAATGCAATATATGCCAACAAGCTaaacatgaaaattataaaacccCTGGCTTACTTCAGCAACTGCAAATAACCCCAAGGTGTCTGGCAGGACATCTCTCTTGATTTTATTGAAGGCCTTCCTGTCTCAGAAGGGTATTCAATCATTCTAGTTGTTGTGGACCGTTTCACCAAGTATTCCCACTTTATAGCTCTACGCCATCCATATACAACAATCAGTGTTGCTAAAGTGTTCATCCATAACATTGTCAAATTACATGGTATTCCTCGATCCATTGTATATGTCAGGGATAAGGTTTTCACAAGCACCTTTTGGAAAGAACTCTTCAAAGCATGGAACAACACCTTGACTATGAGTACTGCATATCATCTTCAAACAGATGGCCAGATTGAAATGGTCAATTAGTGCTTGGAGATGTACCTTAGGTGTGCTGTATATGAAACTCCAAAGAAATGGTTTCAATGGTTGTCTCTTGCCGAGTTTTGGTACAACACAACATTTCACACATATCTGAATTGTTATCCATTCAAAGCATTATACGGTGCTAAACCCAATTATGGTATGGTACCAGATCTCACTCAATGATGAGGTTACAGATTTGATCAAAGAAAGAGACGTATTCCATACTGCTCAGAGCTTAGTGGCAGAAGGTTCAGCTCTAAATTAAGCATCATGCTAAT from Phragmites australis chromosome 8, lpPhrAust1.1, whole genome shotgun sequence includes:
- the LOC133927195 gene encoding OVARIAN TUMOR DOMAIN-containing deubiquitinating enzyme 11-like isoform X3, with the protein product MYCYLFSLKLIVGLRYCQCSFGDSMSGQQDPVSKSSSSSISSSTQESEEEYTPRVNGKIPNVDNATLDHERLLERLGNYGLAEFQIEGDGNCQFRALADQIFRNPDYHKHVRKAIMKHLKEFRKQYEGYVPMEYKVYLKKMKRSGEWGDHLTLQAAADRFGAKICLLTSFRDTCLIEIVPRDLTPTKELWLSFWCEVHYNSLYAIDDLLTRNTKKKHWLF
- the LOC133927195 gene encoding OVARIAN TUMOR DOMAIN-containing deubiquitinating enzyme 11-like isoform X2, with the translated sequence MSGQQDPVSKSSSSSISSSTQESEEEVSVTIGSLLAQAKNNSGQSLGKCLYHLGSIPYTPRVNGKIPNVDNATLDHERLLERLGNYGLAEFQIEGDGNCQFRALADQIFRNPDYHKHVRKAIMKHLKEFRKQYEGYVPMEYKVYLKKMKRSGEWGDHLTLQAAADRFGAKICLLTSFRDTCLIEIVPRDLTPTKELWLSFWCEVHYNSLYAIDDLLTRNTKKKHWLF
- the LOC133927195 gene encoding OVARIAN TUMOR DOMAIN-containing deubiquitinating enzyme 12-like isoform X1; this encodes MYCYLFSLKLIVGLRYCQCSFGDSMSGQQDPVSKSSSSSISSSTQESEEEVSVTIGSLLAQAKNNSGQSLGKCLYHLGSIPYTPRVNGKIPNVDNATLDHERLLERLGNYGLAEFQIEGDGNCQFRALADQIFRNPDYHKHVRKAIMKHLKEFRKQYEGYVPMEYKVYLKKMKRSGEWGDHLTLQAAADRFGAKICLLTSFRDTCLIEIVPRDLTPTKELWLSFWCEVHYNSLYAIDDLLTRNTKKKHWLF
- the LOC133927195 gene encoding OVARIAN TUMOR DOMAIN-containing deubiquitinating enzyme 11-like isoform X4 — encoded protein: MSGQQDPVSKSSSSSISSSTQESEEEYTPRVNGKIPNVDNATLDHERLLERLGNYGLAEFQIEGDGNCQFRALADQIFRNPDYHKHVRKAIMKHLKEFRKQYEGYVPMEYKVYLKKMKRSGEWGDHLTLQAAADRFGAKICLLTSFRDTCLIEIVPRDLTPTKELWLSFWCEVHYNSLYAIDDLLTRNTKKKHWLF